From Eschrichtius robustus isolate mEscRob2 chromosome 7, mEscRob2.pri, whole genome shotgun sequence, a single genomic window includes:
- the LOC137767202 gene encoding transcription initiation factor TFIID subunit 4-like encodes MHHNHLIPSSQQPTGCPKPGDQNVREDKLSKAGYGVGGGEPSPPKLSAGRRGRLARRDRAPTDCARQEGRKEPLRGQGRSRPGLETDRAGGAADAASGSEPPRSAKSAARKTTRPPRAPSGRARPAQPANCRARHRRRAPSAKLAAGTGERAGRSLRSSNTALQVTRRARSANPPHAASPSRRTEERALPASRLWTMGRSSEPPAPARVYTWTSASTPAPGPSSQGPRTPPPPDPDPSMRGLRPSGGRGAHICKSYRLPGARAGSRRGLPPSRTCFHSLARLSHPWAAGR; translated from the exons ATGCACCACAATCACCTCATTCCATCGTCGCAGCAACC TACCGGGTGTCCCAAGCCCGGGGACCAGAATGTAAGGGAGGACAAGCTGAGCAAAGCAGGCTATGGTGTGGGTGGCGGAGAGCCTTCTCCTCCGAAGTTGAGCGCCGGCCGTCGGGGCCGCTTAGCCCGAAGGGACCGGGCCCCCACCGACTGCGCTcggcaggaagggaggaaggag CCCCTACGCGGCCAGGGGAGGAGTCGCCCGGGGCTGGAAACGGACCGGGCAGGCGGGGCTGCGGACGCCGCCTCCGGCTCGGAACCCCCGCGCTCCGCAAAGTCGGCCGCGCGCAAGACCACCAGGCCGCCGCGCGCCCCTTCGGGGAGAGCGCGCCCAGCCCAGCCGGCCAACTGTCGCGCGCGCCATCGCCGGAGGGCGCCGTCGGCAAAGCTGGCCGCGGGCACCGGAGAGCGTGCTGGGCGAAGTTTGCGCAGCTCTAACACCGCGCTCCAAGTGACCCGGAGAGCGCGCTCCGCAAACCCGCCGCACGCGGCCTCCCCATCCAGGCGAACTGAAGAGCGCGCCCTGCCGGCTTCGCGGCTCTGGACGATGGGGCGCTCGTCGGAGCCCCCCGCTCCTGCCCGGGTCTACACCTGGACTTCGGCCTCCACACCAGCTCCGGGACCCAGTTCCCAAGGCCCGAGGACGCCTCCCCCGCCAGACCCTGACCCCAGTATGCGCGGGCTGCGCCCCTCGGGGGGACGGGGCGCCCACATCTGCAAGAGCTACCGTCTCCCAGGGGCCCGCGCTGGAAGCCGCCGTGGTCTCCCGCCTTCCAGAACTTGCTTCCACTCCCTGGCGCGCCTTTCTCACCCTTGGGCAGCAGGACGCTAA